One stretch of Epinephelus lanceolatus isolate andai-2023 chromosome 15, ASM4190304v1, whole genome shotgun sequence DNA includes these proteins:
- the pals1a gene encoding protein PALS1 has protein sequence MTTSHLNGHVAGEGGGGGGGDEELRGGQQHREMAVDCPGDLGSRTLPVRRSAQLERIRQHQEDLRRRREEEGRQLDLNASLRLRKLSQHPHVGIDNPTFLQDSYTPQQPALSSQHTHPLLELEELLLSLKQVRSCLSDQQSQNDIELVLALLNKSDFQSALKIHNAVANSMHRPSPPYPHTHQALQLAMEARNLIQSSQNKEGLELYSLLSDTHIQSLLLAHDSIAEMEMQPESLPAQGETLTQWGGETVKIVRIEKAQDIPLGATVRNEMDSVIISRIVRGGAAERSGLLSEGDEILEINGIEIRGKDVNQVFDILADMHGLLTFVLIPSTQSKPPPVKESVVHVKAHFDYDPSDDPYVPCRELGLSFQKGDILHIISQSDPNWWQAYRDGDEDNQPLAGLVPGKSFQQQREAMKQTIEEDKEPEKSGKLWCAKKNKRKRKKLLYNAHRNDDIDNEEILTYEEMALYHQPANRKRPIALIGPTSCGQAELRQRLLNSQQERFAGAVPHTTRSRRDGELSGRDYHFVSRQTFEAELAAGKLIESGEFEKNLYGTSTDSVRQVINTGKICVLCLHTQALKVLRSSDLKPYIIFIAPPSQERLRALLAKDNKNPKPEELRDIIEKAREMEQSCGHLFDAVIVNTDQDKAYNELLRLINKLDTEPQWVPCSWLR, from the exons atgACAACCTCCCATCTGAACGGCCATGTTGctggggagggaggaggaggaggaggaggagatgaagagcTGAGGGGAGGACAGCAGCACCGAGAAATGGCTGTGGACTGTCCGGGAGACCTGGGGAGTCGAACGCTACCGGTCCGACGATCTGCACAGCTGGAGAGGATACGACAACACCAG GAGGATCTTCGGCGTCGTAGAGAGGAGGAGGGTCGGCAGCTGGACCTGAACGCCTCGCTCAGACTCAGGAAGCTCTCCCAGCATCCCCACGTCGGCATCGACAACCCCACATTCCTGCAAGACTCATACACACCGCAGCAGCCAGCACTCAGCAGCCAGCACACACATCCGCTGCTgg AGTtagaggagctgctgctgtcactgaAGCAGGTCCGGAGCTGCCTGTCCGACCAGCAGAGTCAGAATGACATAGAGCTGGTTCTTGCACTACTAAACAAG TCTGACTTCCAGTCAGCACTGAAGATCCATAATGCTGTGGCCAACAGCATGCACCGACCCTCTCCTCCATACCCGCACACACACCAGGCACTTCAGCTGGCCATGGAG GCCAGGAATCTCATCCAGTCAAGTCAGAACAAAGAGGGACTCGAACTCTACAGCCtactgtcagacacacacatccag TCACTGCTCCTGGCCCATGACAGCATAGCAGAAATGGAAATGCAGCCTGAGTCGCTGCCCGCCCAAGGAGAAACACTGACCCAGTGGGGAGGAGAGACTGTCAAGATAGTTCGCATAGAGAAAGCCCAAGACATACCACTA GGGGCAACTGTCAGAAATGAAATGGACAGTGTTATCATCAGTCGTATTGTTCGGGGTGGAGCAGCTGAAAGGAGTGGACTTTTATCAGAAGGAGATGAAATACTGGAGATAAATGGCATAGAGATCAGAGGGAAAGATGTCAACCAAGTCTTTGATATTCTT GCGGACATGCACGGCCTCCTGACCTTTGTGCTTATTCCCAGCACTCAGAGCAAACCTCCTCCTGTCAAAGAATCTGTG gTTCACGTGAAGGCACATTTTGACTATGACCCATCAGATGACCCCTATGTGCCGTGCAGAGAGCTGGGCTTGTCTTTCCAGAAAGGAGATATTCTCCACATTATCAGCCAGTCAGACCCCAACTGGTGGCAGGCCTACAGGGATGGAGATGAGGACAACCAGCCCTTAGCTGGACTGGTACCag GGAAgagtttccagcagcagagagaagcaATGAAACAGACCATAGAAGAAGACAAGGAGCCTGAGAAGTCAG GGAAGCTGTGGTGCGCAAAGAAGAAcaaaaggaagagaaagaagCTGCTGTACAATGCTCACAGGAATGATG ATATTGATAATGAGGAGATTCTCACCTATGAGGAGATGGCTCTATACCACCAACCAGCCAATAGGAAGCGGCCGATCGCTCTGATTGGTCCAACCAGCTGCGGGCAGGCAGAGCTTCGACAGAGACTGCTCAACAGTCAACAAGAACGGTTTGCTGGAGCTGTACCcc ACACCACGCGGAGCCGTCGAGATGGTGAGCTGAGTGGTCGAGATTACCACTTTGTGTCTCGTCAGACCTTTGAGGCAGAATTGGCAGCAG GAAAGCTGATCGAGTCTGGCGAGTTTGAGAAGAACCTGTACGGGACAAGTACAGACTCAGTGAGACAGGTCATCAACACTGGAAAAATCTGTGTGCtctgtctgcacacacag gcTCTAAAGGTGCTGAGGAGTTCAGACTTAAAGCCTTACATCATCTTCATAGCTCCGCCCTCCCAGGAAAGACTCCGAGCCCTGTTGGCTAAAGACAACAAGAACCCCAAG CCCGAGGAGCTGCGGGACATCATTGAGAAAGCGCGGGAGATGGAGCAGAGCTGCGGTCACCTGTTCGACGCTGTCATCGTCAACACGGACCAGGACAAAGCCTACAACGAGCTGCTACGACTCATCAACAAACTGGACACTGAACCCCAGTGGGTGCCCTGCTCCTGGCTGcgttga